A genomic segment from Candidatus Fermentibacter sp. encodes:
- a CDS encoding deoxynucleoside kinase, which produces MSDKRYIVVEGPIGVGKTTLCGLLGGVWKARLVLEEVEENPFLPMFYRDRRSYAFQTQVFFLLSRYRQQQKLGQLDLFAGPVVSDYMFAKDRIFASMNLSEHEFGLYDRIATILEKDVHTPDLVIYLQASLDVILTRITRRGRTYEKDMRRSYLEALVNAYNSYFFRTRDLPVLIVNTDGLDFRSRAGHLEMLVKAVEEHRGGIQTFVARTGRGS; this is translated from the coding sequence GTGTCTGACAAGAGATACATCGTGGTCGAGGGTCCGATAGGGGTGGGCAAGACCACGCTCTGCGGCCTCCTCGGAGGGGTCTGGAAGGCCAGGCTCGTACTCGAGGAGGTCGAGGAGAACCCGTTCCTTCCGATGTTCTACAGGGACAGGCGCTCCTACGCCTTCCAGACCCAGGTGTTCTTCCTCCTCAGCAGGTACCGGCAGCAGCAGAAGCTCGGGCAGCTCGACCTCTTCGCCGGACCCGTGGTGTCCGACTACATGTTCGCCAAGGACAGGATCTTCGCATCCATGAACCTCTCGGAGCACGAGTTCGGGCTGTACGACAGGATCGCCACCATCCTCGAGAAGGACGTCCACACTCCCGATCTGGTCATATACCTGCAGGCGTCCCTCGACGTGATCCTCACGCGCATCACCAGGCGGGGGAGGACCTACGAGAAGGACATGAGGAGGTCGTATCTGGAGGCTCTGGTGAACGCGTACAACAGCTACTTCTTCCGCACCAGGGATCTTCCGGTGCTCATCGTGAACACTGACGGCCTGGACTTCAGGTCCCGCGCCGGGCATCTCGAGATGCTCGTCAAGGCCGTAGAGGAGCACAGGGGCGGGATACAGACCTTCGTCGCCAGGACCGGGCGCGGATCATGA
- the folK gene encoding 2-amino-4-hydroxy-6-hydroxymethyldihydropteridine diphosphokinase, translating to MTRPFAVAIGSNLGDRRRFLADAASALMRDERVRLPRAAGIYESSPAEGAEGGRFLNTAVSGLWVSDAHSLLDLCRSIEISAGSETVKEGRARRLDMDLLYLGDEVVVDADLVLPHPGISGRLFVLAPLADLLGDRPVPCLGASAPELMARLEGSGDILRIEDPPLPGENWPSV from the coding sequence ATGACGCGGCCGTTCGCGGTGGCGATCGGCAGCAACCTCGGCGACAGGCGCCGGTTCCTGGCTGACGCGGCATCGGCCCTCATGCGCGATGAGAGGGTCAGGCTCCCCAGGGCCGCCGGGATCTACGAATCCTCTCCGGCCGAGGGTGCGGAAGGAGGCAGATTCCTCAACACCGCGGTCTCCGGGCTGTGGGTGTCGGACGCCCACTCCCTGCTGGATCTCTGCCGGAGCATCGAGATCTCGGCCGGTTCCGAGACGGTCAAGGAAGGCAGGGCGCGCAGGCTGGACATGGACCTGCTCTACCTCGGAGACGAGGTGGTGGTGGACGCCGACCTGGTGCTGCCGCACCCCGGGATATCCGGGAGACTGTTCGTACTGGCCCCCCTGGCGGATCTGCTGGGCGACCGGCCCGTTCCGTGCCTGGGCGCATCCGCTCCGGAACTCATGGCGCGCCTCGAGGGTAGCGGAGATATTCTGCGGATAGAGGATCCTCCATTGCCGGGAGAGAACTGGCCAAGTGTCTGA
- a CDS encoding aminotransferase class I/II-fold pyridoxal phosphate-dependent enzyme, translating to MEKKSVLIAASGRVSRLPPYLFAELDRKKAAALRKGLDIIDFGIGDPDLPTPDRIVRAGAGALADPAFHRYPRNEGSAFFLDAARSWLSGEFGVEAGDEMGVAAVIGTKEGIAHVPMAFCNPGDVILTPSPGYPVYRAAAILADAVPVDVPLKRENSFLPDLDALDPSALRSARILYLNYPNNPTGAVMPLDEMKRVVEFARREDLLIVSDNSYSHIRFDGKNPASFLQVEGALPLCLEFHSLSKTFNMTGWRIGFVAGGARLVKAFMSAKENIDSGVFTAVQKAGAEALTSCRGCIGDMLSVYSSRRKLLLEGLRKLSWDVFDGSGSLYLWAAVPRGWTSMDFAAWLVTGAGIVVTPGSGFGAWGEGYVRFSLTLPEERIIKALGRLEQLELHSLRGRSAIRRSKKCLES from the coding sequence TTGGAAAAGAAGTCCGTTCTCATCGCGGCCTCGGGCAGGGTTAGCAGGCTGCCGCCCTATCTCTTCGCCGAACTCGACAGGAAGAAGGCAGCCGCGCTCAGAAAAGGCCTGGACATAATCGACTTCGGGATAGGCGACCCCGACCTGCCCACGCCGGACCGGATCGTCCGGGCCGGAGCCGGGGCTCTGGCAGATCCCGCCTTCCACAGGTACCCCAGGAACGAGGGCAGCGCGTTCTTCCTCGATGCAGCCAGGTCCTGGCTCTCGGGCGAGTTCGGGGTGGAGGCCGGCGACGAGATGGGGGTCGCCGCCGTGATCGGCACGAAGGAGGGGATCGCCCACGTCCCGATGGCCTTCTGTAACCCGGGCGACGTCATCCTCACGCCGAGCCCCGGATATCCCGTCTACAGGGCCGCGGCCATCCTTGCCGACGCCGTGCCGGTCGACGTCCCGCTCAAGCGTGAGAACTCCTTCCTGCCCGATCTCGACGCACTCGACCCGTCCGCCCTCAGGAGCGCGAGGATCCTCTACCTCAACTACCCCAACAACCCCACGGGCGCCGTGATGCCTCTCGACGAGATGAAGAGGGTCGTGGAGTTCGCGAGGCGCGAGGACCTCCTTATCGTAAGCGACAACTCCTACAGCCACATCAGGTTCGACGGGAAGAACCCCGCCTCCTTCCTGCAGGTCGAGGGGGCTCTGCCGCTCTGCCTCGAGTTCCACTCCCTCTCCAAGACCTTCAACATGACTGGGTGGAGGATCGGCTTCGTGGCCGGTGGAGCGAGGCTGGTGAAGGCGTTCATGTCCGCCAAGGAGAACATCGATTCGGGCGTCTTCACGGCCGTGCAGAAGGCCGGCGCCGAAGCCCTGACGTCGTGCAGGGGGTGCATCGGCGACATGCTCTCGGTGTACTCCTCCCGCAGGAAGCTCCTCCTCGAGGGCCTGAGGAAGCTCTCCTGGGATGTCTTCGACGGGTCGGGGAGCCTCTATCTGTGGGCGGCCGTCCCCAGGGGCTGGACTTCCATGGACTTCGCGGCCTGGCTCGTCACCGGCGCAGGCATAGTCGTGACGCCGGGCTCCGGGTTCGGAGCGTGGGGGGAGGGCTATGTGAGGTTCTCTCTCACTCTCCCCGAGGAGAGGATCATCAAGGCGCTGGGCAGGCTCGAGCAGCTCGAGCTGCACAGCCTGAGGGGCCGGTCAGCCATCCGGAGGTCGAAGAAGTGCCTGGAATCCTGA
- a CDS encoding dihydroneopterin aldolase has translation MPGILRLEGIELSVTLGILPEETLAPRLVKLDIECEGDWSPGAPPLIDYREISDAVSGLSGFEYGLLEDLVSDVVHTLERLGPGLGWRVTAVKPCPALSLRVDRAVFTWGGG, from the coding sequence GTGCCTGGAATCCTGAGGCTCGAAGGCATCGAGCTCTCGGTCACCCTGGGCATCCTCCCGGAGGAGACGCTCGCCCCGAGGCTCGTGAAGCTCGACATAGAGTGCGAAGGCGACTGGAGTCCCGGAGCCCCTCCGCTGATCGACTACAGGGAGATATCGGACGCCGTGTCGGGGCTGTCCGGCTTCGAGTACGGGCTCCTCGAGGATCTGGTTTCCGACGTCGTCCATACTCTCGAAAGACTCGGCCCCGGCCTCGGATGGCGGGTGACGGCGGTCAAGCCGTGCCCCGCGCTCTCGCTCCGGGTCGACAGGGCCGTGTTCACGTGGGGCGGCGGATGA